A stretch of the Marasmius oreades isolate 03SP1 chromosome 8, whole genome shotgun sequence genome encodes the following:
- a CDS encoding uncharacterized protein (BUSCO:EOG09262N10) has protein sequence MPMDAQSFKPLLKTLVETPEYFTPNDLKLALNHVFTPGLIPAEQIGAFLTALHLQRVERRPESLAAAAAVLRERALKAEVLDPGNDFVVDIVGTGGDGYNLFNVSTAAAIVAAGAGARVVKHGSRASTSISGAADILEALGCPFTKPTPGIVNPIQRMPFWFILAPHYHHALAYLAPYRKALPFRTMFNILGPLINPAFPHGMVLGITEPELGLTFAHSLLEAGMKRALVVCGQERIDEISCAGPTYAWELNDGEITEKKLHPAMFGLETHPLTKVTGGSPVENADILRRLVTSGKDISEELKPMLDFVLINTSALLVVAGIAKDYHDGVRLSMESITSGKAWEAFETFKKASLSAQAAASS, from the exons ATGCCCATGGATGCCCAGTCATTCAAACCCCTTCTAAAGACTCTCGTCGAAACTCCCGAGTACTTCACCCCAAACGACCTCAAACTCGCGCTTAATCACGTTTTCACGCCAGGTCTCATCCCAGCAGAGCAGATCGGGGCGTTCTTGACGGCGCTTCACTTACAGCGCGTTGAGCGTAGGCCAGAATCGttggcagcagcagcagcggtGTTAAGGGAACGGGCGTTGAAAGCGGAGGTACTGGATCCAGGGAACGATTTTGTGGTTGATATAGTTGGGACTGGTGGGGATGGTTATAATCTGTTCAACGTTAGCACTGCTGCTGCTATCGTCGCAGCTGGCGCGGGCGCTCGTGTCGTGAAG CACGGCAGTCGCGCATCAACATCCATATCAGGAGCTGCAGATATCTTAGAAGCCCTCGGTTGTCCGTTTACCAAGCCAACACCAGGAATAGTCAACCCCATCCAACGAATGCCCTTCTGGTTCATCCTCGCCCCTCATTATCATCACGCCCTTGCTTATCTCGCTCCATATCGCAAAGCACTCCCCTTCCGAACGATGTTCAACATCCTCGGTCCCTTGATTAACCCCGCCTTTCCACACGGCATGGTCCTAGGAATAACAGAACCAGAACTAGGCCTTACCTTCGCACACTCCCTCTTAGAAGCTGGAATGAAACGTGCTCTGGTCGTCTGTGGTCAAGAAAGAATAGACGAGATCAGCTGTGCTGGTCCCACGTATGCTTGGGAGTTAAATGATGGCGAAATTACGGAGAAAAAGCTACATCCCGCCATGTTTGGATTGGAAACTCATCCACTGACCAAGGTGACAGGTGGTTCGCCGGTGGAGAACGCTGATATACTTAGACGGTTGGTAACGAGTGGGAAGGATATTTCGGAAGAGTTGAAGCCGATGTTGGATTTTGTGTTGATCAATACGTCGGCGCTGCTTGTTGTCGCTGGGATTGCGAAGGACTATCATGATGGCGTACGGTTGTCGATGGAGAGCATAACATCGGGGAAGGCTTGGGAGGCGTTCGAGACCTTTAAAAAAGCGAGCCTGAGCGCTCAGGCTGCTGCCAGTTCGTGA